A part of Leptospira wolffii serovar Khorat str. Khorat-H2 genomic DNA contains:
- a CDS encoding alpha/beta fold hydrolase produces the protein MIAILKNRRGPFYLITTFLAIVFFAVFASSLAILFSLFLIAILLSYPILLDWISRLYGQEDIADEVHFARTRDGWNLALHRHIPPIPNPELAPVIVVHGIATNKFVIDLDKRHSLPYYLKLRGFEVFAVSLRGAGVSYHENRGYQDFTFDDLVKYDVEAILHKVLSLTGKKRASWIGHSMGAMILYSYLGISSKEDKEKVAAFASLGGPGNLNHLGLSLIGLLSRFPRARKVLDLKFGASMLAPIAGEIYTPIDEILYNPKVTRPRTVKKVMKNAIENISEGLIEQFMAWIETKKMSSLNGFHDYIELQKEITVPSLFIAGAKDAIATPETVKFVFDRAGAKQKKFLVISKESGASEDYGHGCLILGERAEDDVFPKVESFLREFGTAKKLSWFGKLERKIRKKVSSLRS, from the coding sequence GTGATCGCGATTCTGAAAAACAGAAGAGGGCCCTTCTATCTAATTACCACTTTTTTGGCCATAGTCTTCTTCGCCGTTTTCGCTTCCTCTCTCGCCATTCTATTCTCCCTATTTTTAATCGCTATTTTACTCTCTTATCCGATTTTGCTGGATTGGATTTCCAGACTCTACGGTCAGGAGGATATCGCGGACGAGGTTCATTTCGCTAGAACCAGGGACGGTTGGAATCTCGCTCTGCATCGTCATATTCCCCCCATCCCGAATCCGGAATTGGCGCCGGTCATTGTCGTACATGGGATCGCCACCAATAAGTTCGTAATCGATTTGGACAAAAGACATTCGCTTCCTTATTATCTGAAGCTAAGAGGTTTCGAGGTCTTCGCGGTTTCCTTAAGAGGCGCGGGGGTTTCTTATCATGAAAACAGAGGCTATCAGGATTTCACTTTCGACGATCTGGTAAAATACGATGTGGAGGCCATTCTGCATAAAGTCCTTTCTTTAACGGGTAAGAAGAGGGCGAGTTGGATCGGACATTCCATGGGCGCCATGATTTTATATTCTTACTTAGGAATCTCCTCCAAAGAAGATAAAGAGAAGGTGGCCGCTTTTGCATCCTTGGGCGGTCCCGGTAATTTGAACCATCTGGGCTTGAGTCTGATCGGGCTCCTTTCTCGTTTTCCCAGGGCGAGAAAGGTTTTGGATCTGAAATTCGGAGCTTCCATGCTAGCTCCCATTGCAGGAGAAATTTATACTCCTATCGATGAGATTCTTTATAATCCGAAAGTGACCCGACCTAGAACGGTTAAGAAGGTCATGAAGAACGCTATCGAGAATATTAGCGAGGGTCTTATAGAGCAATTCATGGCTTGGATCGAAACCAAGAAGATGAGTTCCTTAAACGGATTCCACGATTATATAGAGCTGCAAAAGGAGATCACGGTCCCTAGTCTTTTCATCGCGGGCGCCAAGGATGCGATCGCCACTCCGGAGACGGTAAAATTCGTTTTCGATCGCGCAGGCGCGAAGCAGAAAAAGTTTCTGGTCATTTCCAAGGAATCGGGAGCCTCGGAAGACTATGGTCATGGATGCCTGATCCTAGGAGAAAGAGCAGAAGACGATGTATTTCCGAAAGTAGAATCGTTCCTCCGAGAATTCGGAACCGCTAAGAAATTGAGTTGGTTCGGAAAATTGGAGAGAAAAATACGAAAAAAAGTCTCCTCCCTCCGATCTTAA
- a CDS encoding HmuY family protein — protein sequence MKRILNITALLLLPIFVRCGGPDSGGDDALALLAASTESVGGCEVFSGEVTTTGSGTKTTEVNASSSSCWTYVDLKAGGVKTTVDGTWDMRFKRFVIGTNSGTSGSGSGGSCDSGRNAAGLSSVVVTDCTGTIVVDSPQSQTGGGGFGGATESASPALFEWYIYGASGDQNDHSLTPKDKSYLIKGSDGTSYFALTMTGYYASVGGTSGYPRFQWRTVP from the coding sequence ATGAAAAGAATCTTAAATATTACAGCGTTACTATTGCTTCCGATATTCGTACGATGCGGAGGACCCGATAGCGGTGGGGATGACGCGTTAGCGCTTCTTGCAGCTTCCACGGAATCGGTAGGCGGTTGCGAGGTATTCTCCGGAGAAGTCACGACCACCGGAAGCGGTACGAAAACGACGGAAGTCAACGCCTCTTCTTCCTCTTGCTGGACCTATGTGGATCTCAAGGCGGGCGGAGTAAAAACCACCGTCGACGGAACTTGGGATATGAGATTCAAACGATTCGTAATCGGGACCAATAGCGGCACGAGCGGATCCGGCTCCGGCGGGTCCTGCGATTCCGGAAGAAATGCGGCAGGTCTGTCCTCCGTAGTAGTCACCGATTGCACGGGTACGATCGTGGTCGATTCTCCCCAAAGCCAAACAGGCGGCGGCGGTTTCGGGGGAGCTACGGAAAGCGCAAGCCCAGCTCTTTTCGAATGGTATATTTACGGAGCCAGCGGCGACCAGAACGATCATTCTTTGACTCCGAAAGATAAGTCTTATTTAATCAAAGGTTCCGACGGAACTTCTTACTTTGCCCTCACTATGACGGGCTATTACGCAAGCGTAGGCGGGACCAGCGGCTATCCTAGATTCCAATGGAGAACCGTTCCGTGA
- a CDS encoding heme/hemin ABC transporter substrate-binding protein has translation MRFLFSFFIASALFFSSLSAEEKSLRIVTLNGTVTEIVFALGKGKSVVGNDTSSLYPPEAFALPKVGYQRALSAEGILSLKPNLILGLEYAGPPEVIEQLKAAGQKIIIYPGLPGLEPALNNILAIGKEIGAEPEAKKIVQEMRKKANKITEKVSKLKSKPKVLFIYHRGTSLAQVSGTDTPADEMIKLSGGVNAVSGFKGFKPITPEGVISAQPDVILIPSRGLEGMGGKEGVLALPGVKETPAGKNLRIASVDDLVLLGFGPRLAQGMEELFSQLHPTTAGAKKP, from the coding sequence ATGAGATTCTTATTTAGTTTCTTTATCGCTTCGGCTCTTTTCTTTTCTTCTTTGTCTGCGGAAGAGAAAAGCCTAAGAATCGTAACCCTGAACGGTACGGTGACGGAAATCGTCTTTGCGCTCGGCAAAGGGAAATCGGTCGTAGGGAACGACACGTCTTCCTTATATCCGCCAGAAGCGTTCGCTCTTCCTAAAGTGGGCTACCAAAGAGCCCTATCCGCCGAAGGAATCCTTTCCTTAAAGCCGAATCTGATTTTAGGATTAGAATATGCCGGTCCCCCAGAAGTGATTGAACAGCTAAAAGCCGCCGGACAAAAGATCATCATTTATCCCGGACTCCCCGGATTGGAGCCTGCATTGAATAATATTCTTGCGATAGGTAAGGAAATCGGCGCGGAGCCGGAAGCGAAAAAAATCGTGCAGGAGATGCGCAAGAAAGCGAATAAGATCACGGAGAAAGTCTCCAAACTTAAATCCAAACCAAAAGTATTATTTATTTATCATAGAGGCACGAGTCTAGCCCAGGTCTCCGGCACGGATACCCCTGCGGACGAAATGATCAAGCTTTCGGGAGGAGTGAATGCGGTCTCGGGATTCAAAGGATTCAAACCCATAACTCCGGAAGGAGTGATTTCCGCACAACCCGATGTGATCCTGATTCCTTCCAGAGGATTGGAAGGAATGGGAGGAAAAGAAGGAGTTCTGGCACTACCTGGAGTGAAGGAAACCCCCGCGGGTAAGAATTTGAGAATCGCCTCCGTGGACGATTTGGTTCTCCTAGGGTTCGGCCCTAGACTTGCCCAAGGAATGGAGGAACTATTTTCCCAATTACATCCTACGACAGCCGGAGCCAAGAAACCTTGA
- a CDS encoding ammonium transporter — translation MRILALLMLAFASSTIWGDEAAAPVTAEAALSAVGVLRDETNWLWTCIAGFLVFFMQAGFSLVEAGFTRAKNTVNILMKNFMDFALGSLAYWLIGFSILFGPQLISGFGFGGPSLADSFLLVDGKPDAGKFTFFIFQLVFAGTAATIVSGAMAERTKFVSYIVFSILITAFVYPVFGSLAWANLFGINKGYLEELGFIDFAGSTVVHSVGGWAGLAGAVVLGPRLGKYQDGKVVPILGHNMTIAALGVFILWLGWFGFNPGSTTSVGGGTFAIIAVTTNFAAAAGAAAAMIATWILFKKPDIGLTLNGALAGLVAITAPCANVSISSAIIIGAIGGVLVVFSVLFFDKIKVDDPVGAVSVHGVCGAWGTIAAGLFAEEAFGGVNGLFFGGGISQLWVQLTGVGIGFAWAFGASLIIFLALKYTIGLRVSEDEEIQGLDILEHGNEAYPISK, via the coding sequence ATGCGCATACTAGCACTACTCATGCTCGCGTTTGCTTCGAGCACGATTTGGGGGGACGAAGCGGCCGCGCCGGTGACCGCGGAAGCCGCCCTGAGCGCCGTCGGCGTTCTTAGAGATGAAACGAATTGGTTATGGACCTGCATCGCAGGGTTCTTGGTCTTTTTCATGCAGGCGGGCTTCTCCCTTGTGGAAGCCGGATTTACCCGTGCTAAGAATACCGTAAACATTTTGATGAAGAACTTCATGGACTTCGCTCTCGGGTCCTTGGCGTATTGGCTGATCGGTTTCTCCATTCTTTTCGGACCGCAATTGATTTCCGGTTTCGGTTTCGGAGGCCCTTCTCTAGCGGATAGCTTTCTGTTAGTGGACGGAAAACCGGATGCGGGTAAGTTCACCTTCTTCATCTTTCAATTGGTGTTCGCGGGAACCGCAGCAACGATCGTATCCGGAGCCATGGCGGAAAGAACGAAGTTCGTCTCTTATATCGTCTTCTCCATCTTAATCACCGCGTTTGTGTATCCCGTTTTCGGGTCCTTAGCTTGGGCGAATCTTTTCGGCATCAATAAAGGATATCTGGAAGAATTAGGGTTTATCGATTTCGCAGGTTCAACCGTGGTTCACTCCGTAGGAGGATGGGCCGGTCTTGCCGGAGCGGTTGTTCTCGGGCCCCGTCTAGGAAAATACCAAGACGGTAAGGTGGTTCCGATTCTCGGCCATAACATGACTATTGCCGCGCTCGGTGTATTCATTCTTTGGTTGGGATGGTTCGGATTCAACCCCGGATCCACTACTTCCGTAGGCGGAGGAACCTTCGCTATTATCGCTGTGACCACTAACTTTGCAGCGGCAGCAGGTGCCGCGGCTGCGATGATTGCGACTTGGATTCTATTCAAGAAACCGGATATCGGTCTTACTCTGAACGGTGCTCTTGCGGGTCTGGTTGCGATTACAGCACCTTGTGCCAACGTTAGCATCTCTTCCGCGATCATCATCGGTGCAATCGGTGGGGTTTTGGTAGTATTCAGCGTACTGTTCTTCGATAAGATCAAGGTGGACGATCCGGTCGGTGCGGTTTCCGTTCACGGAGTCTGCGGAGCTTGGGGAACCATTGCTGCGGGACTTTTTGCCGAGGAAGCTTTCGGCGGTGTGAACGGTCTCTTTTTCGGAGGCGGTATTAGCCAACTTTGGGTCCAATTGACCGGAGTCGGAATTGGTTTCGCTTGGGCTTTCGGCGCAAGTTTGATCATCTTCCTGGCTCTGAAATATACCATCGGTCTTAGAGTTTCCGAAGACGAAGAAATCCAAGGTTTGGATATTCTGGAGCACGGAAACGAAGCATATCCAATCTCCAAATAA
- a CDS encoding glycerol kinase 5 codes for MAAKEKYILSIDSGGSGIRAIAFDKKGQIVSRQYEKTPPIISEPGALEHDPEKLWQALVSVVKKTVRNKKFHPSNIEALGICNQRGSFLLWDKATGKPLTRLISWADVRAGKTSEEMNSHKVWKLIQFFSRILGTLTGHPMLIATYLLKFTTDHASVRLKWVLDKNPELRKRAKKGEILFGTLDTWFVYKLTKGKEHVTDPSNATVTGMFNPFQLQWNAPLCGIFGIPLKVFPSVKDTASDFGSADPSLFGGAAIPIRAVVGDQMAALFGHGCFEKGGVKISQGSGAFVDMNMGEKPKISKRGLFPLVAWRLEGKPTYMLEGFTGTVGTLIDWLGKGIGLSDTPKVLNELASQTKDTEGVIFVPTASGMRFPYFNPNAKASVFGLSLATHRRHVARAVLEGIALSLYDILEGIKKDTNVPVTSIMVDGGVSQSDILLQCLADYCQVEVKRSAEPDMTATGAAYLAGLGSGYWKNMETLSKLERGYKVFKPKIDEKARKEKLDRWHKAVQATLSIG; via the coding sequence ATGGCTGCAAAGGAAAAATATATTCTCTCTATCGATAGCGGAGGGAGCGGAATCCGGGCCATTGCATTCGACAAAAAGGGACAAATCGTTTCCCGCCAATACGAAAAAACTCCTCCTATTATAAGCGAGCCGGGCGCCTTGGAACACGATCCGGAAAAACTCTGGCAAGCCTTGGTTTCCGTGGTCAAGAAGACGGTTCGCAACAAAAAGTTTCATCCTTCGAATATCGAGGCGTTAGGAATCTGCAACCAAAGAGGTTCCTTTTTGCTTTGGGACAAGGCTACTGGAAAACCACTGACCCGACTGATCAGTTGGGCCGACGTGAGAGCGGGCAAGACTTCCGAGGAGATGAACTCCCATAAAGTTTGGAAGCTCATCCAATTCTTCTCACGGATTTTAGGAACGCTTACCGGCCATCCTATGCTTATCGCGACCTATTTATTGAAGTTCACTACGGATCACGCTTCGGTACGTTTGAAATGGGTTTTGGATAAAAATCCGGAACTTAGAAAAAGAGCGAAGAAAGGGGAGATACTATTCGGGACCTTGGATACTTGGTTCGTCTATAAACTCACCAAAGGAAAAGAACACGTAACGGATCCTTCCAACGCAACTGTTACGGGTATGTTCAATCCTTTCCAACTGCAATGGAACGCTCCTCTTTGCGGAATCTTCGGAATTCCTTTGAAAGTCTTTCCGAGCGTGAAAGATACCGCATCCGATTTCGGTTCCGCGGATCCTTCGCTTTTTGGAGGAGCGGCTATTCCGATCCGCGCGGTAGTGGGAGACCAGATGGCCGCCCTATTCGGTCACGGTTGTTTCGAGAAGGGAGGTGTGAAAATCTCCCAAGGCTCGGGTGCGTTCGTGGATATGAATATGGGCGAAAAACCCAAGATATCCAAAAGAGGTTTATTTCCTTTGGTGGCCTGGAGATTGGAAGGTAAGCCTACCTACATGCTGGAAGGCTTTACCGGAACCGTAGGAACTCTTATAGACTGGTTGGGAAAAGGGATAGGTCTTTCCGATACTCCCAAGGTTCTGAACGAATTGGCTTCCCAGACCAAGGATACGGAGGGAGTGATTTTTGTTCCGACCGCTTCCGGAATGAGATTCCCTTATTTCAATCCGAACGCCAAGGCTTCCGTTTTCGGGCTTTCCCTTGCGACTCATAGGAGACATGTCGCGAGGGCGGTGTTGGAAGGAATCGCATTATCTTTATATGATATATTAGAAGGGATCAAGAAGGATACGAACGTTCCGGTGACTTCGATCATGGTGGACGGAGGAGTATCCCAGTCGGATATTCTACTCCAATGTTTGGCGGATTATTGCCAAGTGGAGGTGAAACGTTCCGCAGAACCGGATATGACCGCTACCGGCGCCGCTTATCTCGCCGGTTTAGGTTCCGGTTATTGGAAGAATATGGAAACCCTATCCAAATTGGAGAGAGGCTATAAGGTATTTAAGCCTAAAATAGACGAGAAAGCCAGAAAGGAAAAGTTGGACCGCTGGCATAAAGCAGTGCAGGCCACCTTGAGTATCGGCTAA
- a CDS encoding SpoIIE family protein phosphatase produces MIELKFGQRKVVNFRGARKVVGGLTEKNKIDILLYISKEFANADREEELYDIVLSLCKDIFECDNTTLRMWKEGTLVPVKFLKETIPPRRNLNQDEGYSGFTYKTRMPLLIQDLSHHSEYIDEGETTRAVMCVPIMYKEDCLGTIAVECDTEFFYREDDLEILEALGSQLALAITSVRLIQGLVHANEREAQILKQLEWDMRMGRNVQSQIVETNIAPWNGLHFGTYYEPMTEVSGDYFNVVRQGNSITAIIVDVSGHGIPAALVTMSIHYQFQRCTSLGMGLSETMAELGESVRPQLPDGTYFTAFILKVYSDYTYSYVNAAHQKMLHYHNGHGRIEELDTQGVPLGIFEVERSNFEEKHGRILPGDILFLPTDGITEQKNDLRQELGNQRFIEWIRQEKATIEEQRDKIYVSDLVGSLIGRFKRFKGDVRNGDDVSLLALQCNPELGKAKSMLSVAKSAAKAKKDQLAYDKALEVFSMDESLKDSLVLLGKMYYRDRNFEKSVQFLEKYIKTSGEESEHIHYLLGRAYYELGNVPEAKRALKRSLAIDHTYAKSSLRLARCYLKDNETPKAIKVLQQGIKSAPTNEYLKISLKKLEELVKRKSSELGSEQRKEAV; encoded by the coding sequence ATGATAGAGCTCAAGTTTGGACAGAGAAAGGTAGTTAACTTCCGCGGGGCGAGAAAGGTCGTCGGAGGATTAACCGAGAAGAATAAGATCGATATCCTTTTGTATATCAGCAAGGAATTCGCAAACGCTGATAGGGAAGAGGAACTGTACGATATCGTACTCAGTCTTTGTAAGGATATTTTCGAATGCGATAACACCACCTTGAGAATGTGGAAGGAAGGGACTCTGGTCCCGGTCAAGTTTCTCAAGGAGACGATTCCTCCCAGAAGGAATCTGAATCAGGACGAAGGATATTCCGGTTTTACTTATAAGACCAGAATGCCTCTCCTCATCCAGGATTTAAGTCACCATTCCGAATACATCGACGAGGGAGAGACAACCCGTGCGGTCATGTGCGTTCCCATCATGTATAAGGAAGATTGCCTCGGGACCATCGCAGTGGAATGCGATACCGAATTTTTCTATAGAGAAGACGACCTGGAGATCCTCGAGGCGCTCGGATCTCAGCTCGCACTCGCGATCACAAGCGTTCGTTTGATCCAAGGCTTGGTCCATGCGAACGAGAGAGAAGCCCAGATCCTGAAGCAATTGGAATGGGATATGAGAATGGGGCGTAACGTTCAGAGTCAGATCGTCGAAACGAACATCGCTCCTTGGAACGGACTCCATTTCGGGACCTATTACGAGCCTATGACGGAAGTCTCCGGAGATTACTTCAACGTGGTTCGCCAAGGCAATTCCATCACCGCCATTATTGTGGACGTTTCCGGTCACGGTATCCCGGCGGCTCTGGTTACCATGTCCATACACTACCAATTCCAGCGTTGTACTTCCTTGGGTATGGGACTCTCCGAGACTATGGCGGAATTGGGAGAATCCGTTCGCCCGCAACTTCCGGATGGAACCTATTTCACCGCTTTCATTCTGAAAGTTTATAGCGATTACACCTATTCTTATGTGAACGCCGCTCACCAAAAGATGTTACATTATCATAATGGACACGGCCGCATAGAAGAATTGGATACGCAGGGTGTTCCTCTCGGTATCTTCGAAGTCGAGAGAAGCAATTTTGAAGAGAAGCACGGTCGCATTCTTCCGGGGGATATATTATTCCTGCCTACGGACGGAATTACGGAACAAAAGAACGACCTACGCCAAGAATTAGGAAACCAAAGATTCATAGAATGGATCCGCCAGGAAAAAGCGACCATCGAGGAACAAAGGGATAAAATCTACGTTTCGGATCTTGTGGGTTCTTTGATCGGTAGGTTCAAAAGATTCAAAGGAGATGTGCGTAACGGAGACGACGTTTCTCTTCTCGCTCTTCAATGCAATCCGGAACTTGGAAAGGCGAAGTCCATGCTATCCGTCGCCAAATCCGCGGCCAAGGCTAAGAAGGACCAACTCGCCTACGATAAGGCGTTGGAAGTATTCTCCATGGACGAATCCCTCAAGGACAGTCTGGTTCTTTTGGGTAAGATGTATTATCGAGATAGGAACTTCGAAAAGAGCGTACAGTTTCTGGAAAAATACATCAAGACCAGCGGTGAAGAATCGGAACATATCCATTATCTTCTCGGAAGAGCCTATTACGAGTTAGGAAACGTTCCCGAGGCCAAACGAGCTTTGAAGCGTTCTTTGGCAATCGATCACACTTACGCAAAATCCAGTTTGAGATTGGCGAGATGCTATCTCAAAGATAACGAGACCCCGAAAGCGATCAAAGTTCTGCAGCAGGGGATCAAGAGCGCACCTACTAACGAGTACCTAAAAATCTCCCTCAAGAAATTGGAGGAACTCGTTAAGAGAAAATCTTCCGAGCTGGGCTCGGAACAGAGGAAAGAGGCGGTTTAG
- a CDS encoding host attachment protein has product MKKKWVVVANRSEAKIFEYQGPNHGLKLLQSMENPDGRLRNSDLVTGGGQASRSDFDFFHEPKKKVAAAFAGRLSDFVNMERKKDSFSNFILVSEPGFMGMILGKLDDKSRERIYHKMPKDIVNEKESDLMAHLKSVLMA; this is encoded by the coding sequence ATGAAGAAGAAGTGGGTGGTGGTTGCGAACCGAAGCGAAGCTAAGATTTTCGAATACCAAGGGCCGAATCACGGTTTAAAATTATTACAGTCTATGGAGAATCCGGACGGAAGATTAAGAAATTCCGATCTAGTTACGGGGGGAGGCCAGGCTTCCCGATCCGATTTCGATTTTTTTCACGAGCCTAAAAAGAAAGTGGCTGCCGCATTTGCAGGCAGACTCAGCGATTTCGTAAATATGGAGAGAAAGAAGGATTCATTCTCCAATTTTATCCTAGTTTCCGAGCCCGGATTCATGGGAATGATTCTTGGAAAACTGGACGATAAATCCCGGGAGAGGATTTACCATAAGATGCCTAAGGATATAGTAAACGAAAAGGAATCCGACCTGATGGCACATCTTAAAAGCGTTTTGATGGCCTAA
- a CDS encoding TonB-dependent receptor domain-containing protein, giving the protein MENRSVIGKNPDSSLFKIQNLLLFLSLCATGLPVFAQGDLTPETNKEEKQDQDKSKTSSDPNKDQSNGANDKGSIITVTGTRRKGFLKDSTITTEVITRKDIDAMGARDISQTLGNVPGIEVRPAQAGERGSTVRLQGLSGQNVLILVDGQRTTGRFSGSIDLTRFKAEDIERIEIVKGASSALYGSDAIAGVINIITKEQKDPYSANFRTFAGGGNPLYYGTGLEFRNYASVGVRKGIVSTNFTAGWHRGDGYDLTPDATLGPKNGRIESLSPNYSPFPTNMPLAARVYITRRNLPYTPPLESTSGSAFEDLNVSNKTTFDISETFKLGFQFYYRYLNQNAVDASPPNTVYDRSNKTHDFMGAINADWELTKNLNLNLNANYARFYDTYTLDQRKSDALDKREKLDNAVTEFRSRLDHKISEGHVISYGAETLIDQFSSARIAPDCRRNFPNICVEDLLGFTDTYQVKNGYAERQRNAFYVQDEWRISNAPRIQIVPGIRSDHDSIYGGQTLPKLAVRYDITDKFRIRAANGLGYRAPSFQDLYYNFLNPGVGYRVAGNPNLKPELSRSYNLGGEWEPNKYFWFSFNFFYNNVDNLIGFRTNPNRDASGLLVYNTSNYQKALTKGFESSVTVRVHQNVSLGGGYTYTDTRDELTNLPLEGRGYHRWNANIRVDHKSGFSLSVFAVIFGKQPYYCIKNPLWCDPQLPTEYSAISGMLQANATNTIQQLFSSIPQGIQDYCTERNLSYCTTATTYGIRMVNPHTNLNVRISQKILGTFEFFAGVDNILDAFDLTYNPQKPRFYYVGIDGKFSAGESPSER; this is encoded by the coding sequence ATGGAGAACCGTTCCGTGATAGGGAAGAACCCGGATTCTTCTCTTTTTAAAATCCAGAATCTTCTCTTATTTCTCTCCTTATGCGCGACGGGTCTTCCAGTATTCGCGCAAGGGGATCTGACCCCGGAAACGAATAAGGAAGAAAAACAGGACCAGGATAAAAGTAAAACTTCTTCCGATCCTAATAAAGACCAATCAAACGGTGCAAACGATAAAGGATCGATCATTACCGTTACAGGAACCAGAAGGAAAGGTTTCCTCAAAGATTCCACGATCACCACGGAAGTCATCACGCGCAAAGACATCGACGCTATGGGCGCTAGGGACATTTCCCAAACCCTGGGTAACGTTCCCGGTATAGAAGTGCGTCCCGCCCAAGCGGGAGAAAGAGGATCCACCGTTCGTCTCCAAGGTCTTTCCGGACAAAACGTACTGATTCTAGTTGATGGACAAAGAACCACAGGACGATTCAGCGGATCGATAGACCTGACCCGTTTCAAAGCCGAAGACATAGAAAGAATCGAGATCGTCAAAGGCGCCTCTTCCGCTCTATACGGTTCCGACGCGATCGCCGGTGTCATCAATATCATTACCAAGGAACAGAAGGACCCTTATTCTGCGAACTTCAGAACTTTTGCAGGAGGAGGAAATCCTCTTTATTACGGAACAGGCTTGGAATTCCGTAACTATGCCTCGGTGGGAGTTCGCAAAGGAATCGTATCAACGAATTTCACGGCAGGTTGGCATAGAGGAGACGGCTACGACCTGACTCCTGACGCCACCTTGGGACCGAAGAACGGAAGAATAGAAAGTCTTTCTCCGAACTATTCCCCTTTTCCTACGAATATGCCTTTAGCGGCCCGAGTATATATCACTCGAAGAAATCTTCCTTACACCCCTCCTTTGGAATCCACTTCGGGTAGCGCATTCGAGGATTTAAACGTATCCAATAAGACCACCTTCGACATCTCCGAAACCTTCAAATTAGGATTCCAATTCTATTATAGATATCTAAATCAAAACGCGGTGGATGCATCTCCTCCCAATACTGTGTATGATAGAAGCAATAAGACCCACGACTTCATGGGCGCTATCAACGCGGACTGGGAACTTACCAAGAATTTAAACTTAAACCTGAACGCCAACTACGCCAGATTCTACGACACTTACACTTTGGATCAAAGAAAGTCGGACGCTTTGGACAAAAGAGAAAAGTTGGACAATGCGGTCACTGAATTCCGCTCCAGATTGGATCATAAAATCTCCGAAGGACATGTGATCTCCTACGGTGCGGAGACTCTCATCGATCAATTTTCCTCGGCCAGGATCGCTCCGGATTGTAGAAGAAACTTCCCGAATATCTGCGTCGAAGACCTATTGGGCTTCACCGACACCTACCAGGTGAAAAACGGATACGCGGAAAGGCAAAGAAACGCGTTCTATGTTCAAGACGAGTGGAGAATTTCCAACGCTCCCAGAATCCAGATCGTTCCGGGAATCCGCTCCGACCACGACTCCATCTACGGTGGTCAGACGCTTCCAAAATTGGCCGTGCGATACGACATTACCGACAAGTTCAGGATTCGGGCAGCAAACGGCCTAGGATACAGAGCCCCCAGCTTCCAGGATTTATATTATAATTTCCTAAACCCAGGAGTCGGTTATCGTGTAGCCGGAAATCCGAATCTAAAACCGGAACTTTCCAGGAGCTATAATCTAGGAGGAGAATGGGAGCCGAACAAATATTTCTGGTTCAGTTTCAACTTCTTCTATAATAATGTGGATAACCTGATCGGTTTCAGAACGAATCCGAATAGGGACGCCTCCGGGCTTCTGGTATATAATACCTCCAACTACCAGAAAGCATTAACCAAAGGTTTCGAGTCCTCCGTTACGGTCCGGGTCCATCAAAACGTTTCCTTGGGAGGAGGATACACCTACACGGACACCCGGGACGAGCTGACGAATCTTCCCTTAGAAGGAAGAGGATATCATAGATGGAACGCAAATATTCGCGTAGACCATAAGAGTGGGTTTAGTCTCTCCGTTTTCGCCGTGATCTTCGGAAAACAACCCTACTACTGCATTAAGAATCCTTTATGGTGTGACCCGCAGCTGCCTACGGAATATTCGGCGATCTCGGGAATGTTGCAGGCAAATGCAACAAATACCATACAGCAATTATTCTCTTCGATTCCTCAAGGAATACAGGACTATTGCACGGAAAGAAACCTATCCTATTGCACTACAGCGACAACTTACGGAATCCGTATGGTAAATCCGCACACGAATTTAAACGTAAGAATCTCTCAGAAGATTTTGGGCACTTTCGAATTCTTCGCGGGAGTGGACAACATTCTGGATGCATTCGATCTCACTTATAATCCGCAAAAACCTAGGTTCTATTACGTAGGAATCGACGGTAAATTCAGCGCGGGGGAATCGCCTTCTGAACGATAG